ATGCGCTGCACCATGGCGCGCGCACGCGGGCACAGTGGCAGCTGCGCAGCGAGTCGCTGTCCACCGGCTTGCTGGCCACGCCGGCCTTCGCCGCCGGCGAGGAGCGCGCGCTGCTGCGGGAATTGCGGCGCGACCTGGCAAGCGTGGACGGCCTGTTCGAGCTGTTTGTCGCGAATCACCGCGAGTTGGGTCAGGACCCGCAGCGGCGCGAGGTGCTGGGCGAGCTGGAGTCGCGCCTGTCCGGCCAGATCATGGGCAAGGTGCAGGGCATGATCGCCGATGCGATGCTGCTGTCCGCATTGAGCCGGCAAGGCGTGCTGGACGCCCAGCAGCAGGCCAACGTGGCCGTGATATTGTTCGGCGGCATGATCATCGCGCTGGTGGCCGGTTTGATCTATTTCACCATGACCAGCGTCACGGGGCCGCTGGAGAAGCTGCGCCAGGGCACCCTGATCGTCGGCGAAGGCAAGCTCGATTTTGCGCTCGGCGTGCATACCAGGAATGAAATCGGCGACCTGGCACGCGCCTTCGACGGCATGACGGAAAAGCTGCGCCGCACCACCGTCTCGCGCGACGAACTGGCGCAGGCGAATGCGGCCCTGGAAACGCAGATACAGGAACGTCAGCTGGCCGAGCGCAAGGTGCATGAACAGCTTGAGCGCCTGAACCTGCTGCAGCAGATCACGCGCTCGATCGGAGAGCGGCAGGATTTGCGCAGTATTTTCCAGGTGGTGGTGCGCAGCCTGGAAGAGCAGCTGCCCATCGATTTCAGCTGCATTTGCCTGTACGAACCGTCCGAACACGCGCTGCAGGTGATGTGCGTGGGCGTGCGCAGCGAGGCGCTGGCGCTATCGTTCATGATGGGCGAACACGCGCACATTCCCATCGACGAGAATGGCCTGTCGAGCTGCGTGCGCGGCAAGCTCGTGTATGAGGCCGACATTGCCGACGTGGCGTTCCCGTTTCCGCAGCGCCTGGCGCAAGGGGGGCTGCGCGCCCTCGTCATGGCGCCGCTGCCGGCCGAAAACACGGTCTTCGGCATCCTCATCGTGGCGCGCCGCGCCGCGCACAGCTTTACCAGCGGCGAGTGCGAATTCCTCAGCCAGCTGAGCGAACACGTGGCGCTGGCCGCCAACCAGGCGCGGCTCTACGGCGCGCTGCAGCGCGCGTATGACGATTTGCGCCAGACGCAGCAGTCGGTAATGCAGCAGGAGCGCCTGCGCGCGCTGGGGCAGATGGCCAGCGGCATCGCGCACGATATCAATAACGCCATTTCGCCCGTGGCCCTGTACACGGAATCGCTGCTGGAGACGGAAACCAATCTCAGTCCGCAGGGCCGGCATTGCCTGGAAGTGATCGAACGCGCCATCGACGACGTGGCCGCCACCGTGGCGCGCATGCGCGAATTCTACCGCCAGCGCGAACCGCAACTGGCGCTCTCGCCCATCGACGCGAACCTGGTGGTGCAGCAGGTGCTGGACCTGACCCGCGCGCGCTGGAGCGACATGCCGCAGCAGCGCGGCATCGTCATCGCCCTGCACACGGAGCTGGCGCACGGCCTGCCCATGCTGCCGGGCAGCGCGGGCGAGCTGCGCGAAGCGCTGACGAACCTGGTCTTCAACGCCGTCGACGCCATGCCGGAAGGCGGCACCCTGAGCGTGCGCACCAGCTGCGCCGACGTGGCGGGCGAGGCGGCGCGGCAGATGCGGATAGAAGTAGCCGACACGGGCATCGGCATGGACGACAATACGCGCCGCCGCTGCCTGGAACCGTTTTTTACCACCAAGGGCGAGCGTGGCACGGGTCTGGGCCTGGCCATGGTGTACGGCATGATGGAGCGCCATGGCGCCAGCATCGACATCGTCACGGCGCCGGGGCAGGGCACGGCGGTGCGCCTGGTTTTTCCCGCCTGCGCCGCCGACGAGGGGCAGCAAGCGCCCGACATGGCCCATCTTGTGCCGCCGCGCCTGCGCATCCTCGTGGTGGACGACGACCCGATGGTGCTCAAGTCCCTGCGCGACATCCTGGAAATCGATGGCCACGACGTGGTGTCGGCCGACGGCGGCCAGGCCGGCATCGATAGCTTCCTGGCCGCGCGCGACAGGCACGAGGATTTTGCCGTGGTCATCACGGACCTGGGCATGCCTCACGTGGACGGGCGCAAGGTGGCCAGCGCCGTGCGCCGCTGTTCGCCGGCCACGCCCATCATCATGCTCACGGGCTGGGGCCAGCGCCTGGCCGCCGACAGCGATTATCCCGAGCACGTCA
This window of the Janthinobacterium agaricidamnosum genome carries:
- a CDS encoding ATP-binding protein, which codes for MKIVTRFKLAELFCVLLVAIIVAVLFSTSMAMQRELAKNKAAADILQAVTSLRYLSIEYALHHGARTRAQWQLRSESLSTGLLATPAFAAGEERALLRELRRDLASVDGLFELFVANHRELGQDPQRREVLGELESRLSGQIMGKVQGMIADAMLLSALSRQGVLDAQQQANVAVILFGGMIIALVAGLIYFTMTSVTGPLEKLRQGTLIVGEGKLDFALGVHTRNEIGDLARAFDGMTEKLRRTTVSRDELAQANAALETQIQERQLAERKVHEQLERLNLLQQITRSIGERQDLRSIFQVVVRSLEEQLPIDFSCICLYEPSEHALQVMCVGVRSEALALSFMMGEHAHIPIDENGLSSCVRGKLVYEADIADVAFPFPQRLAQGGLRALVMAPLPAENTVFGILIVARRAAHSFTSGECEFLSQLSEHVALAANQARLYGALQRAYDDLRQTQQSVMQQERLRALGQMASGIAHDINNAISPVALYTESLLETETNLSPQGRHCLEVIERAIDDVAATVARMREFYRQREPQLALSPIDANLVVQQVLDLTRARWSDMPQQRGIVIALHTELAHGLPMLPGSAGELREALTNLVFNAVDAMPEGGTLSVRTSCADVAGEAARQMRIEVADTGIGMDDNTRRRCLEPFFTTKGERGTGLGLAMVYGMMERHGASIDIVTAPGQGTAVRLVFPACAADEGQQAPDMAHLVPPRLRILVVDDDPMVLKSLRDILEIDGHDVVSADGGQAGIDSFLAARDRHEDFAVVITDLGMPHVDGRKVASAVRRCSPATPIIMLTGWGQRLAADSDYPEHVNCVLGKPPRLKELRRALNAVMSTG